One segment of Solanum lycopersicum chromosome 1, SLM_r2.1 DNA contains the following:
- the LOC101246089 gene encoding mediator of RNA polymerase II transcription subunit 12 yields MQRYHGGSCTSAVNNSTIGGPSARDSSRVDSASLPPNFSRRPLQLTPFKLKCDKEHLNSRLGPPDFLPQTPNCPEETLNKEYVQSGYRETVEGLEEVKEISLTQLPAFTKPVIFKCKEAIRKCHRAINESRAQKRKAGQVYGVPLEGLQLTKPGIFPDQRSSGEEFRKKWIEGLSQQHKRLKSLADHVPHGYRRKSLFEVLVRNNVPLLRATWFVKVTYLNQVRPGSSSISSGVPDKTHISRSEQWTKDVIDYLQYLLDEFISRNSVHSALQIRDRSQQMVYAGSIPLKSDPTLGSVDCEEPSLHFKWWYVVRILQWHHREGLLIPSLVIDWVLNQLQEKELLGVLQLLLPVVYGFIDTVVLSQSCVRTLVGIALRFIQEPSPGGSDLVDNSRRAYTMAALVEMLRYLMLAVPDTFVALDCFPMPPCVMTNVVTDGSLYSKVTEDTRKVKNGPFEVAYFLRDKGPEIRSDSYSISRAVSSIQKRAQHLATAARPGHPGQSVVKALHALDKALAHGDLREAYKFLFENVHESSIDDCWFAEVSSCLRSSLKYIRGVTLSSICSVFYICEWATCDFRDFRFAPPRGMKFTGRKDFSAIYVAVRLLKLKMRETGISSRPRDPKIVKNNHLRKDPGQLTNYAGRTLASGASESLSNSRRAREKCNDFLGMFDSPSPLHDTIVCWIDQHEVQNTEGFKRVQLLIIELIRAGIFYPQAYVRQLIVSGIMDGDEPLSDPVKQKRHCKILKHLPGPYVHDALEEARIADTPVLSEVVNVYCNERKLVLHGMIDSYNSGCGSSHHKHKPRPNSGENLSAPSIDQLSSSESGPFMSSKNVGRDVELEELKRSITALLQFPSSSSTDTGVEDSQVSLRKAVVYGSNGMDNSEGTPGCEECRRAKKQKLSEEKSSYSQIYQQNPSDDEETWWMRKGQKSIESFRAEPPPKPAKTASRGRQKIVRKTQSLAHLAAARIEGSQGASTSHVCDSKVSCPHHRPGIEGSVPKSGDGIRMPNGDVVSIGKILKRLRFVDKRTMTLWLIGIVKELVEESEKTVTKVGQYGRPFSAADERGCVRWKIGEDELSVVLYLIDACDELVLAARFLLWLLPKVLGSCSATVHGSRNILTIPKNTENNICEVGEAYLLSSMRRYEGIIVAADLIPETLSVVMHRAQTILTSNGRVSGSPAVIYVRYLLKKYGSVGSVAEWEKNVKSTFDKRLASEVESGRLVDGEFGFPLGVPVGVQDPDDYFRQKITGVRVSRVGLSMRDIVQKKVDEAVNYFYGKDRKLFGPNSGKLPGFQKWEDVYQIGQQIVMGLMDCMRQTGGAAQEGDPTLVSSAISAIVINVGQVIAKIPELTASNNHPSSSTSASLQFARCILRIHVTCLCILKEALGERQSRVFEVALATETSSALAQLFAPGKAPRSQFQLSPESNDSNLSSDILNNSSRVVIGRAAKISAAVSALVIGAILQGVSSLERMVSLFRLKDGLDVVHFVRSMRSNSNGNARSVGILKADSLAEVSVHWFRVLVGNCRTVSDGFIVDLLGEASILPLFRMQRILPLNLVFPPAYSMFAFVLWRPLILNASSGTRDEVQHLHHSLMLAFADVIKHLPFREVCLRDTHSLYDLIAADTVDSDFASLLEASGVDLRSKTSSFVPLRARLFLNALIDCRIPQTIAKLNDGNQLALQGESKFHSAENETKLLDKLVYILDTLQPAKFHWQWVELRLLLNEQAVMEKLEAHDLSLVEALRSLSPNTDKASVSENESNIIEMILTRLLVRPDAAPLFSEVVHLLGRSLEDSMLLQAKWFLGGNDVLLGRKSVRQRLHNIAVSRGLSTRAQYWKPWGWCTTNSDPTTSKREKLKSEVSSIEEGEVVDEGTTLKRPVKGSGRTVDVEKLHVTERALVDLILPCLDQASDDSRSTFASDMIKQMNLIEQQINAVTREASKPAGTVASGIESPTTKSSRKGTRGSSPGLARRATGPAETVPPSPGALRASLSLRLQFILRLFSIIYADREPSGRNMRHVLASVILRILGSRVVHEDASYSFNQACNSKREVDSLVEASATASVVVSLESLFDRLLLLLHGLLSSHQPRWLKWKSNSKAPSESSKDYSAFEREGAESLQNDLDRMQLPETVRWRIQCAMPILFPSARLSISCQPPSVLPAALSSLLPSNPVSVLHSSNGSNQTQRNPGSLLRTATSVAGKAKHVSSQQENDHEVDPWILLEDGAGSSHSSSNSPLVGGGDHANLKASNWLKGTVRVRRTDLTYIGAVDDDS; encoded by the exons ATGCAAAGGTATCATGGTGGCAGCTGCACTAGTGCAGTTAATAACAGCACTATTGGGGGGCCTTCAGCCAGGGATTCATCTCGGGTGGATTCAGCCTCCCTTCCGCCTAATTTCTCCAG ACGACCATTACAACTGACCCCGTTTAAATTGAAGTGTGACAAGGAACATCTGAATTCCAG ACTTGGACCACCTGATTTTCTTCCTCAGACTCCTAATTGTCCTGAGGAGACATTGAACAAAGAATATGTCCAATCCGGTTACCGGGAGACTGTTGAAGGTCTTGAG GAAGTCAAGGAGATATCATTAACTCAGCTTCCAGCTTTTACGAAGCCTGTTATCTTCAAGTGCAAGGAG GCAATTAGAAAATGTCACAGGGCCATCAATGAATCTCGAGCTCAGAAGCGAAAG GCAGGTCAGGTTTATGGAGTTCCTCTTGAGGGCTTACAGTTGACAAAACCTGGTATCTTTCCCGATCAAAGATCATCCGGAGAAGAGTTCAGGAAGAAGTGGATTGAG GGTTTGTCCCAACAACATAAAAGGCTAAAGTCATTGGCTGATCATGTTCCCCACGGTTATAGGAGAAAGTCACTTTTTGAAGTCCTTGTAAGAAATAACGTGCCATTACTAAGAGCAACATGGTTTGTCAAAGTAACTTATCTCAATCAG GTTCGCCCTGGCTCTTCCAGTATATCATCTGGCGTGCCAGACAAAACACATATTTCCCGCTCTGAGCAATGGACAAAAGATGTTATTGATTACTTGCAATATTTGTTGGATGAATTTATTTCAAGAAACAGTGTCCATTCTGCTTTACAAATCAGAGATCGGTCGCAACAAATGGTGTATGCAGGATCAATTCCGCTCAAGAGTGATCCAACCTTGGGGAGCGTCGATTGTGAAGAGCCTTCGCTGCATTTTAAATGGTGGTATGTTGTGCGCATTTTACAATGGCATCACAGAGAAGGGTTGCTTATCCCATCACTCGTTATTGATTGGGTGCTCAACCAACTGCAG GAAAAAGAATTACTTGGGGTTCTGCAGTTGTTATTACCTGTAGTTTATGGTTTCATAGACACTGTTGTATTATCTCAGTCTTGTGTTCGCACTCTGGTGGGAATAGCTTTGCGTTTCATCCAAGAACCTTCTCCTGGTGGATCAGACCTTGTTGACAACTCCCGTAGGGCTTATACTATGGCTGCTCTTGTAGAGATGCTTCGATATCTGATGCTGGCTGTGCCTGATACTTTTGTCGCTTTGGATTGTTTTCCTATGCCACCATGTGTGATGACCAATGTGGTGACTGATGGGAGTCTCTACTCAAAGGTAACTGAGGATACTAGAAAGGTTAAAAATGGCCCTTTTGAAGTTGCTTATTTTCTTAGAGATAAAGGGCCGGAGATTCGGTCTGATTCTTATTCCATCAGTCGTGCTGTATCTTCAATTCAGAAGCGAGCACAGCATCTTGCAACAGCTGCTAGACCTGGCCATCCTGGGCAAAGTGTTGTCAAAGCTTTACATGCGTTGGATAAAGCCCTTGCGCATGGGGATTTGAGAGAGgcatataaatttctttttgagAATGTTCATGAGAGTTCTATTGATGATTGTTGGTTTGCAGAAGTCAGTTCATGTTTGCGTTCCTCGCTTAAGTATATCCGGGGTGTTACTTTGTCATCTATTTGTTCCGTTTTCTACATCTGTGAGTGGGCAACTTGTGATTTCAGGGATTTCCGTTTTGCACCACCACGTGGAATGAAGTTCACTGGGAGGAAGGATTTTTCTGCTATATATGTTGCTGTAAGGCTTTTGAAACTGAAGATGAGAGAGACAGGAATTTCATCAAGGCCTAGGGACCCCAAAATTGTTAAGAATAACCATCTTCGAAAAGATCCTGGCCAGCTGACTAACTATGCTGGTAGGACTCTTGCTAGTGGTGCTTCTGAATCTCTCTCTAATTCAAGGCGTGCCCGTGAAAAATGTAATGATTTCCTAGGTATGTTTGATAGCCCAAGCCCTTTGCATGATACCATTGTGTGCTGGATAGATCAGCATGAAGTGCAAAATACAGAAGGTTTCAAGCGTGTTCAACTACTGATTATCGAACTTATCCGAGCTGGAATTTTTTACCCACAAGCATATGTGAGGCAGCTGATTGTTAGTGGAATAATGGATGGGGATGAGCCTCTTTCCGATCCTGTGAAACAAAAGAGACACTGTAAAATCTTGAAGCACCTACCTGGTCCTTATGTTCATGATGCTTTAGAAGAAGCTCGAATTGCTGATACCCCTGTCCTTTCAGAGGTAGTGAATGTCTACTGCAATGAACGTAAGCTAGTCCTTCATGGGATGATTGATAGCTACAACAGCGGTTGTGGCAGTTCTCACCATAAGCATAAGCCTCGTCCTAACTCTGGTGAGAATCTATCTGCTCCCTCCATTGATCAGTTGAGCTCTTCTGAGTCTGGGCCCTTTATGTCTTCCAAAAACGTTGGCAGAGATGTTGAGCTTGAAGAGTTGAAAAGGTCAATTACAGCATTGCTGCAATTTCCAAGCTCTTCGTCAACAGATACTGGAGTTGAGGATTCTCAGGTAAGTTTGAGGAAGGCTGTTGTTTATGGTAGCAACGGGATGGATAACAGTGAAGGAACACCTGGGTGTGAAGAATGCAGAAGggcaaaaaaacaaaaattaagcgAAGAGAAAAGCTCTTACAGTCAGATTTATCAGCAAAATCCATCAGATGATGAAGAGACTTGGTGGATGCGAAAAGGCCAAAAGTCCATCGAGTCTTTTAGAGCAGAGCCACCTCCTAAACCAGCCAAGACAGCTTCAAGGGGTCGGCAAAAAATTGTCCGTAAAACTCAGAGTCTTGCGCACTTGGCTGCAGCCAGGATTGAAGGTAGTCAGGGAGCATCCACAAGCCATGTTTGTGATAGTAAGGTTAGCTGCCCACATCACAGGCCTGGCATTGAAGGCAGTGTTCCCAAGTCAGGAGATGGTATCAGAATGCCTAATGGAGATGTTGTTTCTATTGGGAAAATTTTGAAGCGGCTACGTTTTGTAGATAAAAGGACCATGACTCTGTGGTTGATAGGTATTGTGAAGGAGCTAGTGGAAGAGTCCGAGAAGACTGTTACTAAGGTTGGCCAATATGGTCGACCATTCTCTGCTGCTGATGAACGGGGTTGTGTACGCTGGAAGATTGGTGAAGATGAATTATCAGTGGTGTTATATCTGATTGATGCTTGTGATGAATTAGTTTTGGCAGCCAGGTTCCTTTTGTGGTTGTTACCTAAGGTTCTTGGCAGCTGCAGCGCTACAGTTCATGGTAGTAGAAACATTCTAACGATTCCTAAGAACACAGAAAACAATATCTGTGAAGTAGGCGAAGCATATCTGCTATCATCTATGCGGAG GTATGAAGGCATCATTGTTGCTGCAGACCTTATTCCTGAAACATTGTCAGTGGTAATGCATCGTGCTCAAACTATTCTGACGTCAAATGGAAGAGTTTCAGGTTCACCAGCTGTAATCTATGTCCGGTACCTCTTGAAGAAGTATGGTAGTGTTGGGAGTGTTGCTGAATGGGAAAAGAATGTCAAGTCAACCTTTGACAAGAGACTTGCTTCTGAAGTTGAATCTGGAAGACTGGTGGATGGAGAGTTCGGATTTCCACTTGGTGTCCCAGTGGGAGTGCAGGATCCAGATGATTACTTCCGGCAGAAGATAACCGGTGTTCGGgtatctagggttggtttgagCATGAGGGACATTGTGCAAAAAAAGGTTGATGAAGCTGTCAATTATTTCTATGGCAAAGACAGAAAGCTTTTTGGGCCCAACTCAGGAAAACTGCCTGGATTCCAAAAATGGGAAGATGTATATCAGATCGGTCAGCAGATTGTAATGGGATTAATGGATTGCATGAGGCAAACAGGTGGTGCTGCTCAGGAAGGAGACCCGACATTGGTTTCCTCTGCCATATCTGCGATTGTTATCAATGTTGGGCAAGTGATAGCGAAGATTCCTGAGCTGACTGCCAGTAATAATCACCCGAGTTCCTCCACTTCTGCTTCGTTGCAGTTTGCACGTTGCATCTTACGCATTCATGTGACATGTCTTTGTATACTTAAGGAAGCTCTTGGAGAGCGTCAAAGCCGCGTCTTTGAAGTTGCTCTTGCTACAGAAACATCCTCTGCCCTTGCACAACTTTTTGCTCCTGGAAAAGCTCCTCGGTCTCAGTTTCAGTTGTCTCCGGAATCGAACGATAGTAATCTGTCCAGTGATATTCTCAACAATTCAAGTAGGGTAGTCATTGGGCGGGCTGCAAAAATATCTGCAGCTGTGTCTGCACTTGTTATTGGGGCAATTCTTCAGGGAGTTTCTAGCCTGGAGAGGATGGTCTCCCTCTTCAGATTGAAGGATGGGTTAGACGTTGTCCATTTTGTGAGGAGTATGAGGTCCAATTCAAATGGGAATGCACGTTCAGTTGGTATACTAAAAGCAGATAGTTTAGCTGAAGTTTCCGTCCACTGGTTTAGGGTGCTTGTGGGGAACTGTAGAACAGTTTCAGATGGATTTATAGTAGACCTTCTGGGTGAAGCTTCTATTCTCCCCCTATTTAGAATGCAGCGGATTCTACCTTTAAACTTGGTCTTCCCTCCTGCATATTCAATGTTTGCATTTGTGCTATGGAGGCCATTGATTCTCAATGCAAGTTCTGGGACACGTGATGAGGTTCAGCACTTGCATCACTCTTTAATGTTGGCTTTTGCTGATGTTATAAAACACTTGCCCTTTCGCGAAGTATGTTTGAGAGATACACATAGCCTTTATGACCTCATAGCTGCCGATACTGTTGATTCTGATTTTGCTTCCCTGTTAGAAGCAAGTGGTGTTGACTTGCGCTCGAAGACTTCTTCCTTTGTGCCACTCCGTGCACGGCTTTTCCTGAATGCCCTTATTGATTGTAGAATACCACAGACAATTGCTAAACTGAATGACGGAAATCAGTTGGCATTGCAAGGAGAGTCAAAGTTCCATTCTGCTGAAAATGAGACGAAGCTTCTTGATAAGCTAGTATACATTTTAGATACCTTGCAGCCTGCTAAGTTTCATTGGCAATGGGTTGAGCTTAGGCTCCTCTTGAACGAGCAAGCTGTAATGGAGAAGCTGGAGGCCCATGATCTCTCTTTAGTTGAAGCTTTAAGATCCCTTTCGCCGAACACTGATAAAGCATCTGTCTCAGAGAACGAGAGCAACATTATTGAAATGATCCTTACCAGGTTGCTCGTCAGACCTGATGCTGCTCCGCTTTTTTCTGAAGTTGTACATCTTTTGGGGAGGTCACTCGAGGATTCTATGCTATTACAGGCTAAATGGTTTTTAGGAGGCAATGATGTTCTTTTAGGCAGGAAATCTGTTCGTCAACGGCTGCATAATATTGCTGTAAGTAGAGGTCTTTCAACTAGAGCTCAATATTGGAAGCCGTGGGGGTGGTGTACTACCAACTCTGATCCCACAACAAGCAAGAGAGAAAAGTTAAAATCTGAAGTTTCCTCCATAGAAGAAGGAGAAGTGGTGGATGAAGGTACTACCTTGAAGCGGCCTGTGAAGGGGTCTGGTCGTACTGTTGATGTTGAAAAGCTCCATGTCACTGAGAGAGCCCTGGTTGATCTAATTCTCCCTTGTCTGGATCAAGCTTCAGATGATTCACGAAGCACATTTGCTAGTGATATGATCAAACAGATGAACCTCATTGAGCAACAGATCAATGCAGTTACTCGTGAAGCAAGCAAGCCTGCCGGAACAGTTGCTTCTGGAATTGAAAGTCCAACAACTAAAAGCAGCCGCAAGGGAACGAGAGGTAGCAGTCCTGGGTTAGCCAGACGAGCCACCGGTCCAGCAGAAACAGTACCACCTTCACCTGGAGCATTGCGAGCATCATTGTCATTGCGCTTGCAGTTCATCCTGAGACTATTCTCTATAATATATGCAGATAG GGAGCCATCAGGGCGTAATATGAGACATGTGCTTGCCTCAGTTATATTACGTATCCTTGGAAGTAGGGTTGTGCATGAAGATGCTAGCTACTCCTTTAATCAAGCTTGTAATTCGAAGAGAGAAGTAGATTCACTTGTGGAGGCTTCTGCTACTGCTTCT